A window of Desulfobulbus oralis genomic DNA:
ATACCCTTTGCGTGTCGTTGACGAGCCGCCTTGCCCCTTGTCCCCGGTCAGACCCTGCCGAGCAGGGTCCTGAGCGCTGTTGACAGGTCTGGATGACGAAAACGGTAGCCCGAGGCGAGCAGCTTGGCGGCAGAAGCACGGCAACTGTCCAGGAGCACCTCCTGTCCCATCTGGCCAAAGAGCAGCCGCACAAGCCCGGCGGGCACCGGCGGCAGCAGCGGCCGGCGCAGCACGCGCGCGAGAGTGGCCAGCAGTTCGCGGTTTGTCACCGGTTCCGGAGCGACTATATTCACCGGCCCCTGCAGGCTTTTACTGACCAGCGCGTGCAGCATCGCGCCAATGGCGTCGTGCAGGCCGATCCAACTGATGTACTGCCGGCCATTGCCAAAACGGCTGCTGAAACCAAGAGCCGAAGGCGCCAGCAGGCGGGCCAGGGCGCCGCCTTTGGGCGTGAGCACCACCCCCAGACGCAGGCAGACGGTGCGGATGCCCAGATCCCTGGCGCTTCCGGCTGCCGCTTCCCATCTGGCACAGACCTCGGAAATGAAGGCGGAGCCGGCCTGATCGTCCTCGCTGACCAGGCGATCCGCACAATCGCCATAAAAGCCGATGGCAGAGGCGCTGAGCAGCACCTCCGGCCTGGAGGCGCAGCGGGCAATCTCCCGGATCAGCAACGAAGTCCCCTGCAGGCGGCTGGCGATCACCCGCTCTTTTTTTGCCGCTGTCCAGCGACCCTCGCCAATGTTGTCGGCAGCCAGATGGATGACGCCGTCAAAGTGGGGCAGATCCTGCAGGTTGAGTTCGCCCCTGGCCGGATTCCAGTACACCTCTCTGGCCTTTTGCTCCGGCCGCCGCCGCACCAGACGCCATATCTCATGGCCACCGGTACTGAGCAGGGGCAGGAGACGGAGCCCAGCAGGCCGCTGGCCCCACTGACCAGGATACGCAAGGGGCGTTTGCTGGCATAGGCGTGCAGCAAAAGATCATCCTGCAGGAGGGCGTGGCGGTAGCGAAAGGTCCGGTTCAGCACCGGTTCCACCAGGAGCCTCCCTATCCAGGGGCAACAGGACTGCGCTGGCAGGGCATAGTCAATATGATCCTCAAGGCGCGCGCCTGCCGCAGTGGTTGAAAAGCTGTGGGTATGCACCCAGCGCCTGAAGGGGCCACTTGCCTGAATATCGCGGAAATACTCGTAGGGCCTGTTCTCAATGTGCTGCGCCCGCCACAGATAGGGCAGCGGCCCGGCATGCATGCGCATGGTGACCCGGCCGCCCGGATCGATGCCACCGCTGCGGGCCAGCACGGTGGTGTCTTCCCAGGGTGGAATCAGGCGTTCGAGCGCGCCGGGGCGGCGGTGCCAATCGTAGAGTTCGGTTACGCTGCAGGGGAACACCGAGGCGGCCCTGAAGGAACCCGGTTCACCTGTGCAGGAGATCACGGAGGGCCTGTTCCAGCTTGGGGTAG
This region includes:
- a CDS encoding TIGR01777 family oxidoreductase, giving the protein MRRRPEQKAREVYWNPARGELNLQDLPHFDGVIHLAADNIGEGRWTAAKKERVIASRLQGTSLLIREIARCASRPEVLLSASAIGFYGDCADRLVSEDDQAGSAFISEVCARWEAAAGSARDLGIRTVCLRLGVVLTPKGGALARLLAPSALGFSSRFGNGRQYISWIGLHDAIGAMLHALVSKSLQGPVNIVAPEPVTNRELLATLARVLRRPLLPPVPAGLVRLLFGQMGQEVLLDSCRASAAKLLASGYRFRHPDLSTALRTLLGRV